In the genome of Phycisphaerae bacterium, one region contains:
- a CDS encoding sulfatase-like hydrolase/transferase translates to MLRSGKRSLILLASLAAMVLCWAVGCKPSDESGTSAEGANGPTSTAPGAKTVSTARLALPARPGLNVLFVSVDTTRPDYLGCYGRTTAKTPNIDRLAAEGTRFATCISSMPLTLGSHCTMLTGSYQYVHGARENGIFSLCDNNQTLAEVLRDRGYATRAEVATVILDKKYGTDQGFEHYGQVAAPSEEQVELAAFGKRDSPIPTATSQPMKVDEQYLGVERTAGQVADQVIEGLESLAQGSKPFFFFVHCYDPHWPFSAPEAFAKLFPDDPYSAELSYFDTQLGRMLDALSRLGLDDKTLVILTSDHGEGKGQHGEFTHGSFLYDATLHVPLVLRCKGLIPAGQVVESQVRLVDLAETILELAGLGAARTKQMQGTSLAPLLSDPRLDLNLMCYSDTIVPKTTYGFSPLRSLRTQEWKYILAPVPELYHLKGDGLELFNVSGERSDLAMAMRQQLWNVIKDSPSPACEGATIQAADKKSLTALRALGYIGSTTALDDFASGTELDRFEPRGVNPREHVEEMELMCGALGTLRFGYFEEAEKMLRRLHALLPDHAMVASSLGTALAALKKYEEAETVIQRSVQLAPDDAAELARLGGVQAILKKYKASEASSRKATELDPQNASAWGNLGAVLLFQGRHEEAMSPLTKADQLSSRLAPVIAMIGEVHRVAKRFEPAMAEYQRALGIDRKVLRAQNGIGLILLEEGKVDDAIEHYSKAVELLPQETILASQLARCYSLKGQPEKAIEVLKRLTESNPKIVEGFVVLASQLRALKRASEAVDALQKAIELAPDRPQAHFQLAGALHEAGRPKESLAAYDRVLTQWPEQQAAYRSAARVALELKQTAKAIEILDRGAKRFEDDANIVNDLAWLLATSSDSRLRDGRRALALAERNSMLADHHDANRLDTLAAAYAEVGNFEKARSTLDRAIELAEPSGEKSLVEELKMRRDLYERAQPFRSH, encoded by the coding sequence ATGCTGAGGAGCGGAAAGCGATCCCTGATCCTGTTGGCCTCGTTGGCCGCAATGGTCCTTTGCTGGGCCGTGGGGTGTAAGCCGAGCGACGAGTCCGGCACATCCGCCGAAGGTGCGAACGGCCCGACCTCGACCGCGCCTGGAGCCAAGACGGTCTCGACCGCTCGGCTCGCGCTGCCTGCGCGGCCCGGTCTCAATGTGCTTTTTGTGTCGGTCGACACCACGCGCCCCGACTATCTCGGGTGCTACGGCCGCACCACTGCAAAGACGCCCAACATCGATCGTCTGGCCGCCGAGGGGACGCGCTTCGCGACGTGCATCAGTTCGATGCCGCTGACGCTGGGATCACACTGTACGATGCTGACCGGTTCCTATCAGTACGTGCACGGCGCCCGTGAAAACGGCATCTTTTCGCTCTGCGACAACAATCAAACGCTTGCCGAAGTCCTTCGCGATCGCGGCTACGCGACGCGGGCGGAGGTCGCCACGGTCATTCTCGACAAGAAATACGGAACGGACCAGGGTTTCGAGCATTATGGCCAGGTTGCGGCGCCGTCCGAGGAGCAGGTGGAATTAGCAGCGTTCGGAAAGCGCGACTCGCCGATCCCTACCGCGACCAGTCAACCGATGAAGGTGGATGAGCAATACCTTGGAGTCGAGCGGACCGCGGGACAGGTCGCCGATCAGGTGATTGAAGGTCTGGAATCGCTGGCACAAGGATCCAAGCCGTTCTTTTTCTTTGTGCACTGTTATGACCCGCATTGGCCGTTTAGCGCCCCCGAGGCCTTCGCCAAGCTGTTTCCCGATGATCCCTATTCCGCCGAACTCTCTTATTTCGATACGCAATTGGGCAGGATGCTGGACGCGCTGAGTCGGCTGGGGTTGGACGACAAGACGCTGGTGATCCTCACGTCCGATCACGGCGAGGGCAAGGGTCAACATGGAGAGTTCACGCACGGCTCTTTCCTGTACGATGCCACGCTGCATGTGCCGCTCGTCCTGCGTTGTAAGGGGCTCATTCCGGCCGGGCAGGTGGTCGAGTCGCAGGTGCGTCTGGTCGACCTGGCGGAGACCATTCTGGAGTTGGCCGGCCTGGGCGCGGCCCGAACGAAGCAAATGCAGGGGACGAGTCTGGCGCCGCTGCTGTCCGATCCACGCCTGGATTTGAACCTGATGTGTTACTCGGACACGATCGTCCCCAAGACGACGTACGGCTTTTCGCCGCTGCGCTCACTGCGGACGCAGGAGTGGAAGTACATCCTGGCCCCGGTCCCGGAACTGTACCACCTCAAAGGCGACGGCCTGGAGTTATTCAATGTCAGCGGCGAGCGGTCGGATCTCGCCATGGCGATGCGCCAGCAGCTTTGGAACGTCATCAAGGATTCGCCGAGCCCGGCGTGCGAAGGGGCGACGATTCAGGCGGCGGACAAGAAGTCGTTGACGGCGTTGCGGGCCCTGGGCTACATCGGTTCGACGACCGCGCTGGACGATTTCGCATCGGGAACCGAACTGGATCGATTCGAGCCGCGGGGAGTCAACCCGCGCGAACACGTGGAAGAAATGGAGCTGATGTGCGGAGCACTGGGCACCCTTCGCTTCGGCTACTTTGAAGAAGCCGAAAAAATGTTGCGGCGGCTCCACGCGCTGCTTCCGGATCATGCCATGGTCGCCAGTTCCCTCGGCACGGCTCTGGCGGCGCTCAAGAAGTATGAAGAGGCGGAGACGGTGATTCAACGGTCGGTCCAACTGGCGCCGGATGACGCCGCGGAGTTGGCCCGCCTGGGAGGCGTTCAGGCCATCCTGAAGAAATACAAGGCGTCCGAGGCGTCGTCACGAAAAGCGACCGAACTGGATCCTCAAAACGCTTCTGCATGGGGCAACCTCGGGGCCGTCCTCTTATTCCAGGGACGCCATGAGGAAGCGATGTCTCCGCTGACGAAAGCAGACCAGCTCTCGTCCCGATTGGCACCGGTTATCGCCATGATCGGCGAGGTCCATCGCGTGGCCAAGCGATTCGAGCCGGCGATGGCCGAGTACCAAAGAGCCCTGGGAATTGACCGGAAGGTGCTTCGGGCCCAGAACGGAATAGGGCTGATCCTGTTGGAAGAGGGCAAAGTGGATGACGCCATCGAACATTACTCGAAGGCGGTCGAGCTTCTTCCGCAGGAGACGATCCTCGCGAGTCAACTCGCCCGATGCTATTCGCTCAAAGGTCAGCCGGAAAAGGCCATCGAAGTACTGAAGCGTTTGACCGAGAGCAACCCCAAAATAGTCGAGGGATTCGTGGTTCTGGCGTCACAGCTGCGAGCGTTGAAGCGCGCTTCCGAGGCCGTGGACGCACTGCAAAAAGCGATCGAGTTGGCGCCGGATCGCCCACAGGCGCACTTTCAACTGGCCGGTGCGTTACACGAGGCCGGCCGGCCCAAGGAATCCCTGGCGGCCTACGACCGCGTGTTGACCCAATGGCCGGAGCAGCAAGCGGCGTATCGATCGGCGGCGCGGGTGGCGCTGGAACTGAAGCAGACGGCGAAGGCGATCGAGATACTGGACCGGGGGGCGAAGCGATTCGAGGATGATGCGAACATCGTCAACGACCTGGCGTGGCTTCTGGCGACATCCTCGGATTCGCGACTTCGTGACGGTCGGCGGGCGCTGGCGCTGGCGGAGCGAAACAGCATGTTGGCGGATCATCACGACGCCAACCGACTGGACACGCTGGCGGCGGCGTACGCGGAGGTCGGTAATTTTGAGAAGGCGCGGTCGACGCTGGATCGCGCGATCGAATTGGCCGAGCCGTCCGGCGAAAAATCGCTGGTGGAAGAACTCAAGATGCGGCGCGACTTGTACGAGCGCGCTCAGCCGTTTCGCAGCCATTAG
- the purM gene encoding phosphoribosylformylglycinamidine cyclo-ligase → MAVKTKNGRHDLTYAAAGVDITANDRMVERIKQSLRRTYDPRVMSRHNAFSGLMRIDFREALLKRGYKEPVLAAGADGVGSKLLVGIEYGRVRELGIDLVAMNVNDVLTCGAEPLFFLDYVACHRLEPEEIATIVAGISDGCMLAGCALLGGETAELPDLYAPGHFDLAGFSVGVVERRRIIDGRDVEPGDAVLGLASSGVHSNGYALVRKALAELKKRGHLPVDLGEPLEDAVLRPTRIYVKPVLALLKKYRRKRIVRAMAHITGGGLEGNVPRVIPKNCDVQLTRESWPIPPIFKLIQKAGVAEEEMYRVFNMGIGYVLIVRPAFAKSAAALLKRHGEAVYRIGTIRRGEGRLVWR, encoded by the coding sequence ATGGCTGTGAAGACGAAGAACGGTCGCCACGATCTCACCTATGCGGCCGCGGGGGTGGATATCACCGCCAACGATCGCATGGTGGAGCGGATCAAGCAGAGTCTGCGGCGGACGTACGATCCGCGCGTGATGTCGCGGCACAATGCCTTTTCGGGGTTGATGCGGATCGATTTCCGGGAAGCGCTGCTCAAGCGCGGGTACAAGGAGCCGGTGCTGGCGGCGGGGGCGGACGGCGTCGGATCGAAGCTGCTCGTCGGTATTGAGTACGGCCGGGTGCGAGAACTGGGCATCGATCTCGTGGCGATGAATGTCAACGACGTGCTGACCTGCGGGGCTGAGCCGCTTTTTTTTCTGGACTATGTGGCGTGCCACCGGCTGGAGCCGGAAGAGATTGCCACAATCGTCGCGGGGATTTCAGACGGCTGCATGCTGGCAGGTTGCGCTCTCCTTGGCGGCGAGACGGCGGAGCTGCCGGATTTGTACGCGCCGGGGCATTTCGATCTGGCGGGCTTCAGCGTCGGTGTGGTGGAGCGGCGGCGGATCATCGACGGGCGTGACGTCGAGCCGGGGGACGCCGTGCTGGGGCTGGCATCGAGCGGGGTCCATTCGAACGGTTACGCGCTGGTGCGAAAGGCCCTGGCGGAGTTGAAAAAGCGCGGGCACCTCCCGGTCGATCTGGGCGAGCCGCTGGAGGACGCGGTGCTGCGACCAACGCGTATCTACGTTAAGCCGGTGCTGGCTTTGCTCAAAAAATACCGCCGCAAGCGGATCGTTCGGGCGATGGCGCATATTACGGGCGGGGGGCTGGAAGGGAATGTGCCGCGGGTCATTCCCAAGAACTGCGACGTGCAGTTGACTCGGGAGAGCTGGCCCATTCCTCCCATTTTCAAGCTGATTCAGAAGGCGGGCGTCGCGGAGGAGGAGATGTACCGCGTGTTTAACATGGGAATCGGGTACGTCTTGATCGTGCGACCGGCTTTCGCGAAGAGCGCGGCGGCGCTGCTCAAGCGGCACGGCGAGGCGGTCTATCGCATTGGGACGATCCGGCGCGGCGAGGGGCGACTGGTGTGGCGTTGA
- a CDS encoding aspartate kinase, producing the protein MGLIVQKFGGTSLANAEKIHRAARRAIRAKQDGNHVVVVVSAMDQTTDELIDLAYQITDRPSRREMDQLLATGEQVSIALMAMAIHHAGHDAISLTGGQIGLRTDRSFGRARIREITERGRLMGFLNQGSVVIVAGFQGVDESANITTLGRGGSDTTAVALAASLKADVCEIYTDVDGIYSADPRMVPKARKLDFIFYDEMLEMASLGAQVMHSRSIELGKNYGVRIHVRSSFTDAKGTDIVKVSSDLEQVIVRGAALKKNLARVELNRVPNRPGIASEIFRRVAEREVMVDDIIQVIHEGGSSADISFTIDAEAIETARAVGNQLAAEMPGMMMEIKDRRAKVSVVGVGMRTHSGVASRMFEALHQANVNIENISTSEIVISCVVKQDDGETALKAVHTAFELDQETRPNGA; encoded by the coding sequence ATGGGACTGATCGTTCAGAAATTCGGCGGCACGAGCCTGGCCAACGCGGAGAAGATTCACCGCGCGGCGCGACGGGCGATCCGCGCGAAACAGGACGGCAACCACGTCGTGGTGGTCGTGTCGGCGATGGACCAGACGACGGATGAGCTGATCGACCTCGCGTATCAGATTACCGATCGGCCCAGCCGCCGGGAGATGGACCAGCTCCTGGCGACGGGTGAACAGGTGTCCATCGCGCTCATGGCGATGGCGATCCACCATGCCGGTCACGATGCGATCAGCCTGACGGGTGGGCAGATTGGCCTGCGAACGGACCGATCGTTCGGGCGGGCGCGGATTCGGGAGATCACGGAGCGCGGGCGGCTTATGGGCTTCCTGAACCAGGGCAGCGTCGTGATCGTGGCGGGGTTTCAGGGGGTGGACGAGTCGGCGAACATCACAACTCTGGGCCGTGGCGGGTCGGACACGACGGCCGTGGCGCTGGCGGCGTCACTCAAGGCGGACGTGTGCGAGATTTATACCGACGTGGACGGTATTTACTCCGCCGATCCGCGGATGGTGCCGAAGGCCCGCAAGCTGGATTTTATTTTCTACGACGAGATGCTCGAAATGGCCTCGCTCGGGGCGCAGGTGATGCACTCGCGGAGCATCGAGCTGGGCAAGAACTACGGCGTGCGGATTCACGTCCGCAGCAGCTTTACCGATGCGAAAGGAACGGACATCGTGAAGGTTTCCTCCGATCTGGAACAGGTCATCGTGCGCGGGGCGGCGCTGAAGAAGAATCTCGCCCGGGTGGAACTCAATCGCGTGCCCAACCGGCCGGGCATCGCCAGCGAGATATTTCGGCGCGTGGCGGAGCGCGAAGTGATGGTGGACGACATCATCCAGGTCATCCATGAAGGCGGTTCGTCGGCGGATATCAGCTTTACGATCGACGCCGAGGCGATCGAGACGGCGCGGGCGGTGGGAAACCAACTCGCTGCCGAGATGCCGGGAATGATGATGGAAATCAAGGACCGGCGGGCGAAGGTGTCAGTCGTCGGCGTGGGGATGCGGACGCATTCGGGCGTGGCCAGCCGGATGTTCGAGGCGCTGCACCAGGCGAACGTGAATATCGAGAACATCAGCACGAGCGAGATCGTGATCAGTTGCGTGGTGAAGCAGGACGACGGGGAGACGGCGCTGAAGGCGGTGCATACGGCGTTTGAGCTGGATCAGGAGACGCGGCCGAATGGGGCGTGA
- a CDS encoding valine--tRNA ligase — translation MGKESKSYEPASVEKRIFARWEESGAFRAVPDDRPREKRFCMVIPPPNVTGALHLGHALNNTLQDILVRRKRMEGFNTFWLVGTDHAGIGTQAMVEKTIRKEEGKSRRDLGREELVRRIWEWKEKFGGRIIEQLRLMGCSCDYSRERFTLDEGCAKAVRETFFKMFRDGLIHRGKRLVNWDTQLQTAVADDEVYHEEVKGHFYHFKYPVKDPKPGEPAHVHVATTRPETMLGDTAVAVHPDPAGALDKAEKELRGRLAECAEKERAGIQAQIDDIGERRRTLLPTLIKLRDMARDGRKVILPLMEREIPLICDEWAQPNLGSGCVKITPAHDANDYDVGRRHDLPMINVMTPDGRVSEQGGAYKGMKFPDVRKKVVEDLEARGLVEKIEDRLIDLAHSDRSNQPIEPYLSDQWFVRMGDLEPEHAARIEGLRHKAPGLAQMAIDAVKRGDVRFYPPRYENSYVDWLSEKRDWCISRQLWWGHRIPVWCIEPSTLVDGTKSPSPSDFVEKLREYFTSLGLSDEVAVQADQQSSNTYVCLRSEKPKEAFDALVTWLFATCDDEFFHQSDGTTYKSAAHERAFNIAMDFLGIADLPEQDRDVLDTWFSSALWPHSTLGWPEPEKYDNLLGNFYPTSVLSTAREIITLWVARMVITGLYNVGDVPFGEVVIHPVIQDGQGRKMSKSLGNGVDPVDIIDEYGADALRFTLAELATETQDIRLPVKPKKLPDGRTINVSEKFEKGRNFCNKLWQAATGFVLPNLAGYATKPLDPKSLGLVDRWILSRMAACEEEMNAALDKYRFSEAVGCVYRFMWDEYCSWYIEMTKPRLGSPSPQPSPEGEGERAVAQQVLVFVLDRLLRMLHPIVPFVTEAIWEELNRAAPFRGLREPKQAESMLVTAAWPMQEPGLRDKTAEKEMQSLQAIIRSLRDIRSDVNDYRGKAKAPSIRSLPSATIRADEVVCQLVDRYREFIRPLAGCDLLEVGPNAAKPAGAMSRIEGSIQVYAPVGTLVDLGEVKRSEQVKLESLRAAKSREEARLGSEDFVKRADPAVVEQARQRVTDLAGQIRLIESHIAEIP, via the coding sequence ATGGGTAAGGAATCGAAATCCTATGAGCCTGCTTCCGTTGAAAAGCGCATCTTCGCGCGCTGGGAGGAGTCCGGGGCGTTTCGCGCAGTGCCGGACGACAGGCCGCGGGAGAAGCGCTTCTGCATGGTGATTCCACCGCCGAACGTGACGGGGGCGCTGCATCTGGGCCATGCACTGAATAACACGCTTCAGGACATCCTCGTCCGCCGCAAGCGAATGGAAGGGTTCAACACCTTCTGGCTCGTCGGGACGGATCACGCGGGGATTGGCACGCAGGCGATGGTGGAGAAGACGATCCGCAAGGAGGAGGGCAAGAGCCGGCGCGATCTGGGCCGCGAGGAGCTGGTGCGGCGCATCTGGGAGTGGAAGGAAAAGTTCGGCGGGCGGATCATCGAACAGCTTCGGCTGATGGGCTGTTCGTGCGACTATTCGCGCGAGCGATTTACGCTGGACGAGGGCTGCGCGAAGGCCGTCCGCGAGACGTTTTTCAAGATGTTTCGCGACGGACTCATCCACCGCGGAAAGCGGCTGGTGAACTGGGATACGCAGTTGCAGACGGCCGTGGCGGATGATGAGGTGTATCACGAGGAGGTGAAGGGGCATTTTTACCACTTCAAGTACCCTGTGAAGGACCCCAAGCCCGGCGAGCCCGCGCACGTGCATGTGGCGACGACGCGACCGGAGACGATGCTGGGTGATACGGCGGTGGCGGTGCATCCGGACCCGGCGGGGGCGCTGGACAAAGCTGAGAAGGAACTTCGGGGGAGGCTGGCGGAGTGCGCGGAGAAGGAGCGGGCGGGGATTCAGGCGCAGATCGATGACATCGGCGAGCGGCGGCGGACGCTGCTGCCGACGCTGATCAAACTTCGCGACATGGCCCGCGACGGTCGCAAGGTGATCTTGCCGCTGATGGAGCGGGAGATTCCGCTCATCTGCGACGAGTGGGCGCAGCCGAACCTGGGCAGCGGGTGCGTGAAGATCACGCCGGCGCACGATGCGAACGACTACGACGTCGGGCGGCGGCACGATCTGCCCATGATCAACGTGATGACGCCCGACGGCCGCGTGAGCGAGCAGGGCGGGGCGTACAAGGGGATGAAGTTTCCCGACGTGCGGAAGAAGGTTGTCGAGGACTTGGAGGCCCGCGGGCTGGTCGAGAAGATCGAGGATCGGCTGATCGATCTGGCGCATTCGGATCGGAGCAATCAGCCGATTGAGCCGTATCTGTCGGATCAGTGGTTCGTCCGGATGGGCGATCTGGAGCCGGAACACGCGGCGCGGATCGAGGGGCTGCGGCACAAGGCGCCGGGGCTCGCGCAGATGGCGATCGATGCGGTGAAGCGCGGGGATGTGCGGTTTTATCCTCCGCGATACGAGAATTCCTACGTCGATTGGCTGAGCGAGAAGCGGGACTGGTGCATCAGCCGGCAGCTTTGGTGGGGGCATCGGATACCGGTGTGGTGCATTGAACCATCGACGTTGGTTGATGGAACGAAATCGCCATCTCCTTCGGATTTCGTCGAGAAACTCCGCGAGTACTTTACTTCGCTTGGACTCTCCGACGAAGTAGCAGTTCAGGCGGATCAGCAATCATCGAATACGTATGTTTGTCTTCGGAGCGAAAAACCGAAAGAAGCTTTTGACGCGTTAGTCACGTGGTTGTTTGCAACTTGCGACGATGAGTTCTTTCATCAAAGTGATGGAACTACTTACAAGAGCGCCGCTCACGAGCGTGCATTCAATATCGCGATGGACTTCTTGGGCATTGCCGACTTGCCGGAGCAGGACCGCGACGTCCTAGATACGTGGTTCTCCTCCGCCCTGTGGCCGCATTCGACGTTAGGGTGGCCGGAGCCGGAGAAATACGACAATTTGCTCGGAAACTTCTATCCGACGAGCGTGCTTTCGACGGCGCGAGAGATCATCACGCTTTGGGTAGCGCGCATGGTCATTACCGGCCTATACAACGTCGGCGATGTGCCGTTTGGGGAGGTGGTGATCCATCCGGTCATCCAGGACGGGCAGGGGCGGAAGATGTCCAAGAGCCTAGGCAACGGCGTTGATCCGGTGGACATCATCGACGAATACGGGGCGGATGCGCTGCGGTTCACGCTGGCGGAGCTGGCGACGGAGACGCAGGACATCCGTTTGCCGGTCAAGCCGAAGAAGCTGCCGGACGGGCGGACGATCAACGTCAGCGAGAAGTTTGAGAAGGGGCGGAATTTCTGCAACAAGCTGTGGCAGGCGGCGACGGGGTTTGTACTTCCCAACCTCGCCGGTTATGCGACCAAGCCGCTTGATCCAAAGTCGCTCGGGCTGGTGGATCGGTGGATTCTGTCGCGGATGGCGGCGTGCGAGGAAGAGATGAACGCGGCGCTGGACAAGTATCGGTTCAGCGAAGCAGTCGGGTGCGTGTATCGGTTCATGTGGGATGAGTATTGCAGTTGGTATATCGAGATGACCAAGCCGCGGCTCGGATCGCCCTCACCCCAACCCTCTCCCGAGGGAGAGGGAGAACGCGCCGTCGCGCAACAGGTCCTCGTTTTCGTTCTCGACCGGTTGTTGCGGATGTTGCACCCGATCGTCCCGTTTGTGACGGAGGCGATCTGGGAAGAATTGAACAGGGCCGCTCCCTTCCGCGGGCTGCGCGAGCCAAAACAGGCCGAGTCCATGCTCGTTACCGCTGCATGGCCGATGCAGGAGCCAGGGTTGCGCGATAAGACGGCGGAAAAGGAGATGCAGAGCCTCCAGGCCATCATCCGCAGTCTGCGCGACATCCGCAGCGACGTGAACGACTATCGGGGCAAGGCTAAGGCCCCGTCTATTCGAAGCTTGCCGAGCGCGACGATCCGGGCGGATGAGGTGGTTTGCCAATTGGTGGATCGCTATCGGGAATTTATTCGACCGCTGGCGGGCTGTGATTTGTTGGAAGTCGGGCCAAACGCTGCCAAACCGGCAGGGGCGATGAGCCGAATCGAGGGCTCGATCCAGGTTTACGCGCCGGTCGGAACTCTCGTCGACCTCGGAGAGGTGAAACGTTCGGAGCAAGTGAAGCTGGAATCGCTGCGCGCCGCCAAGTCACGCGAGGAGGCCCGCTTAGGGAGCGAGGACTTTGTGAAACGGGCCGATCCCGCGGTTGTCGAGCAGGCCCGGCAGCGCGTCACCGACCTTGCCGGACAAATTCGCTTGATTGAAAGCCACATAGCGGAAATCCCTTAG
- a CDS encoding bifunctional nuclease family protein, translating to MEVRMDLARIVIQDAHDQQIIFLRERGGEREFPIVIGDSEACAIDRRLKGYKRPRPMTHDLMADIIERLHGELEKIVINDLKEHTFYAKLVIRAQGEVIEVDSRPSDAIALGVASETPIFVNEHVLREVGRA from the coding sequence ATGGAAGTGCGGATGGATCTCGCGAGGATCGTGATTCAGGATGCGCACGACCAGCAGATCATTTTTTTGAGAGAGCGTGGCGGCGAGCGAGAATTTCCCATCGTCATCGGGGACTCAGAGGCGTGCGCGATCGATCGGCGGCTCAAAGGCTACAAGCGACCGCGGCCGATGACGCACGACTTGATGGCGGACATCATCGAGCGGCTGCACGGCGAGCTGGAAAAAATCGTTATCAACGACTTGAAGGAACATACGTTCTACGCGAAACTGGTCATTCGGGCCCAGGGTGAAGTGATCGAGGTGGATAGTCGCCCCTCGGACGCGATTGCGCTGGGCGTGGCGAGCGAGACTCCGATTTTCGTCAACGAACACGTCCTGCGCGAAGTCGGCCGAGCCTGA